The following proteins are encoded in a genomic region of Sorangiineae bacterium MSr12523:
- a CDS encoding oxidoreductase — protein sequence MNLLVIALAFILGGGAAALLASHRAGASSACAVLGILAGGIVGEVHAWKVLLHGETSTLTMAWSVPYGRFHIGVDPLSAFFLVPIFGLSVVTAIYGREYLRNGRGRSIGGARFAWPAFNLLVASMVLVVVARHALLFLFAWEAMSLSAYVLVTLEHHESEVRRAGWVYLIATHIGTACLVALFLLLGKSVQGFDLVPGTHPTASALLFGLAVVGFGVKAGFVPFHVWLPEAHAAAPSHVSALMSGVMIKMGFYGLLRMVLVLGPPSAWWGPVLMIIGFLGALLGISLAFYQRDLKRVLAYSSVENMGLITLGMGTGLWGLTSGRPHVAVLGVSSALLHVWNHTLMKGLMFLGAGSILHGCHTKDLEQLGGLMKRMPKTSIAMVVGAMAMAGLPPLNGFVSEWLLYLGLIEGAVTSRGASGVAGLLSVGLVALVGGLAMICFVRLIGIALLGQPRSAHAQDAHESAASMTVPLLLLALTCIGVGLGPRIVVQAGASVVGQLLGGPSMLGETPLAGLGLANGALWLALLVGAALGWWVTRRRSIGADATWGCGYAAPSSRMQYTSRSFAELMGEHLLPKMLRARVSVETHAALFPESGKLASQCDDPLTRGVYEPFLARWGDRFARLRWLQQGHLHVYLVYILIATLLALAWISLLTWSGR from the coding sequence GTGAACCTGCTCGTCATCGCGCTGGCGTTCATCCTCGGTGGTGGTGCGGCGGCGCTGCTCGCGTCACACCGAGCGGGCGCCTCGTCGGCGTGCGCCGTTCTCGGCATTCTCGCCGGCGGGATCGTGGGGGAGGTTCATGCGTGGAAAGTCCTCCTTCACGGCGAGACGAGCACCCTGACGATGGCCTGGAGCGTCCCATACGGCCGATTCCACATCGGGGTCGACCCCCTCTCTGCGTTCTTCCTCGTTCCCATCTTCGGCCTCTCCGTCGTTACGGCCATCTATGGTCGCGAATATCTTCGGAATGGGAGGGGGCGAAGCATCGGAGGTGCGCGCTTTGCGTGGCCCGCGTTCAACCTGCTGGTGGCGAGCATGGTCCTCGTGGTCGTCGCGAGGCACGCCTTGCTGTTCCTTTTTGCGTGGGAGGCGATGTCGCTCTCCGCGTACGTGCTCGTCACGCTCGAGCACCACGAGTCGGAGGTGCGCCGTGCGGGCTGGGTCTATTTGATCGCCACGCACATCGGCACGGCGTGCTTGGTCGCGCTGTTCCTCCTTCTCGGGAAAAGCGTCCAGGGCTTCGACTTGGTGCCCGGCACACACCCAACCGCGTCCGCGTTGCTCTTTGGCCTTGCGGTCGTTGGCTTCGGCGTGAAGGCCGGCTTCGTGCCCTTTCACGTCTGGCTCCCGGAGGCGCACGCGGCCGCCCCATCGCATGTGTCCGCATTGATGTCCGGGGTGATGATCAAAATGGGATTCTACGGGCTCTTGCGGATGGTCCTGGTGCTGGGCCCTCCCTCCGCATGGTGGGGACCCGTGCTCATGATCATCGGATTTCTGGGCGCACTGCTTGGCATCTCGCTCGCCTTTTACCAGCGCGATTTGAAACGTGTGCTCGCCTATTCCAGCGTCGAGAACATGGGGCTCATCACCTTGGGGATGGGCACGGGGCTCTGGGGATTGACGTCGGGCAGGCCGCACGTCGCGGTGCTCGGCGTGAGCAGCGCGCTCTTGCACGTGTGGAATCACACGTTGATGAAGGGGCTCATGTTCCTCGGCGCTGGCAGCATCTTGCACGGCTGCCACACGAAGGATCTCGAGCAGCTCGGTGGCTTGATGAAGCGCATGCCCAAAACGAGCATCGCCATGGTCGTGGGGGCGATGGCCATGGCGGGGCTACCGCCGTTGAACGGATTCGTAAGCGAATGGCTTTTGTATCTCGGTCTCATCGAGGGCGCCGTCACGAGCCGCGGCGCGAGCGGGGTGGCGGGGCTGCTCTCCGTGGGACTCGTCGCGCTCGTAGGGGGGCTCGCCATGATTTGTTTCGTCCGGCTGATCGGTATCGCCTTGCTCGGACAACCGCGGAGTGCGCACGCGCAGGACGCGCACGAGTCCGCTGCAAGCATGACGGTGCCCCTCCTCCTTCTGGCGCTGACGTGCATCGGGGTCGGGCTCGGACCTCGCATCGTCGTGCAGGCAGGTGCGTCCGTCGTGGGGCAGCTGTTGGGCGGGCCATCCATGCTGGGCGAGACCCCGCTCGCCGGCCTCGGTCTGGCGAACGGCGCACTCTGGCTCGCGTTGCTGGTGGGGGCGGCGCTCGGGTGGTGGGTCACGCGTCGGCGATCCATCGGGGCGGACGCCACCTGGGGATGCGGGTATGCGGCGCCTTCGTCGCGGATGCAATACACGTCGCGCTCCTTCGCGGAGCTGATGGGCGAGCACCTTCTGCCAAAGATGCTCCGCGCGCGCGTCTCCGTCGAGACGCACGCGGCCTTGTTCCCGGAGTCGGGCAAGCTCGCTTCGCAATGCGACGATCCGCTCACGCGCGGCGTCTACGAGCCGTTTCTCGCACGCTGGGGCGACCGATTCGCTCGACTTCGCTGGTTGCAGCAAGGGCACCTGCACGTCTATTTGGTCTACATCCTCATCGCCACCTTGCTGGCCCTCGCGTGGATCTCGCTGCTCACGTGGAGCGGGCGATGA
- a CDS encoding PTS sugar transporter subunit IIA — protein MNLTVHDAARMLNVSERAIYRWIREKSIPVHRVNDHYRFHRAELLEWATSRGIRVSSEELYRTPANGTSMPRLSEALEAGGVHYGLVASDRESLLRAVVDVMPIDEEDRDLVYDFLLAREALGSTGVGDGIAIPHVRNPVVLHVSRPSITLAFLEHPVDFKSVDSRPVHTVFSLVSGTIRSHLYLLSRLSAALHDSKFKESVLNRAPREQIFEEARRIEGALSLHPSPPEGSSET, from the coding sequence ATGAACCTCACCGTGCACGATGCGGCACGGATGCTCAACGTGTCGGAGCGCGCCATTTACCGATGGATCCGCGAGAAGAGCATCCCGGTTCATCGGGTGAACGACCACTATCGGTTTCACCGCGCCGAGCTGCTCGAATGGGCGACGTCGCGCGGGATCAGGGTGTCGTCAGAGGAGCTTTACCGCACGCCCGCAAACGGCACGTCGATGCCACGCCTGTCGGAAGCGCTCGAGGCGGGGGGAGTTCACTACGGCCTCGTCGCGTCCGACCGCGAGTCGCTGCTGCGCGCCGTCGTCGACGTGATGCCCATCGACGAAGAAGATCGCGATCTCGTCTACGACTTTCTTCTTGCGCGCGAAGCGCTCGGTTCGACGGGCGTCGGCGATGGCATCGCCATTCCCCACGTGCGCAATCCGGTCGTGCTTCATGTCTCACGCCCATCGATCACGCTCGCCTTCCTCGAGCATCCGGTCGACTTCAAGTCCGTCGACAGCCGCCCCGTGCACACGGTGTTTTCTCTCGTGAGCGGAACGATTCGCTCGCACCTCTATCTGCTCTCGCGTCTTTCGGCGGCGCTCCACGATTCGAAGTTCAAGGAATCCGTGCTGAACCGCGCGCCGCGGGAGCAGATCTTCGAGGAAGCGCGCCGCATCGAAGGCGCGCTTTCCCTCCACCCTTCACCTCCCGAAGGAAGCTCGGAAACGTGA